Proteins found in one Erythrobacter sp. KY5 genomic segment:
- a CDS encoding transglycosylase domain-containing protein, translating into MALFERFWKRSGNRDPQRGDAGYYALYESQRPLDIDDEAPRLRAAGSPDFAAWDDRLSSIDGHVAREERRRLPFWTKDYWRARRKRWWGVRIVAAIFAVLIVLFAWLAITAPLSKSLEPIAAPQVTLLASDGTPIARSGAMVAEPVEVADLPPHVVQAFLAIEDRRFYSHWGIDPRGIARAAWTGRGGGSTITQQLAKFTFLTPEQSLSRKAREALIALWLEGWLTKDEILSRYLSNAYFGDNQYGLRAASLHYFYRQPENLLPQQAAMLAGLLQAPSRYAPSHHYDRAKARMDLVVGAMVEEGYLTAAQAASLSDPKLDLRTTNDLPTGTYFADWALPLAREGMEAGYERQVIETTLDAQLQALAGRVVSRAGLGDAQVALVAMRPSGEVVAMVGGKDYAQSPFNRATQARRQPGSTFKLFVYLAALEAGWSPEDRIANTAIEAGSYRPKNARERYSETITLEDAFASSSNVAAVRLFNEVGSERVISTARSLGVTSKLPEGDPSLALGTSSMTLLELTTAYAGVAANRFPVRARAFEQEEQGWWEWLTTPIDSASDRTHEDIERMLRAAINRGTGEAAELPIANYGKTGTTQNYRDALFVGYAGDLVVGVWVGNDDNSPLDRVTGGGLPARIWKDFMRGALNLPAPRPSASPDPEGPVQPFDIGEGEEIPLGEDGTVLRFEEDGVVLSQDGVPVEIRIDENGFNIDPID; encoded by the coding sequence ATGGCGCTTTTCGAACGATTCTGGAAACGGTCAGGCAATCGAGATCCCCAGCGCGGGGATGCAGGCTACTACGCGCTTTACGAATCGCAGCGTCCTCTCGACATCGATGATGAAGCGCCTCGACTTCGAGCGGCGGGTTCACCCGATTTCGCAGCCTGGGACGACCGTCTTTCGAGCATCGATGGCCACGTCGCTCGCGAAGAACGCAGGCGGCTTCCGTTCTGGACGAAGGATTACTGGCGCGCGCGTCGCAAGCGCTGGTGGGGCGTTCGCATTGTCGCAGCGATTTTCGCGGTGCTCATTGTCCTGTTCGCATGGCTTGCAATCACCGCACCTCTTTCAAAGAGCCTAGAACCCATTGCTGCACCTCAGGTAACGCTGCTCGCCAGCGACGGGACACCCATTGCGCGCAGCGGTGCGATGGTGGCGGAGCCGGTTGAGGTTGCAGACCTCCCCCCGCACGTGGTGCAGGCTTTCCTCGCGATTGAAGACCGGCGGTTCTATTCTCATTGGGGGATCGACCCGCGCGGCATCGCGCGCGCTGCTTGGACCGGGCGCGGCGGTGGGAGCACGATCACGCAGCAACTCGCCAAGTTCACCTTCCTCACGCCTGAGCAAAGCCTGTCGCGCAAAGCGCGCGAGGCGCTGATCGCACTGTGGCTGGAAGGATGGCTGACCAAGGACGAGATCCTGTCGCGCTATCTTTCGAACGCCTATTTTGGAGACAACCAGTACGGGCTTCGCGCCGCATCGCTCCATTACTTCTATCGACAACCGGAAAACCTGCTGCCCCAGCAGGCGGCGATGCTCGCAGGGCTGCTTCAGGCGCCGTCGCGCTACGCGCCCTCCCATCATTATGACCGAGCGAAAGCGCGGATGGATCTGGTGGTGGGCGCGATGGTCGAGGAAGGGTATCTCACCGCGGCGCAGGCCGCATCGTTGTCTGATCCCAAGCTCGACTTGCGAACAACGAACGACCTGCCCACCGGGACTTATTTTGCAGACTGGGCCCTGCCTCTCGCGCGTGAGGGCATGGAAGCTGGGTACGAACGGCAGGTGATTGAAACCACGCTCGATGCGCAATTGCAGGCGCTGGCAGGCCGGGTTGTCAGCCGTGCAGGGCTTGGCGATGCTCAGGTCGCACTGGTCGCCATGCGCCCGTCGGGTGAAGTGGTCGCAATGGTTGGCGGCAAGGATTATGCGCAAAGTCCGTTCAATCGCGCAACGCAGGCACGACGCCAGCCAGGGTCGACCTTCAAGCTGTTTGTTTATCTCGCCGCGCTGGAAGCTGGCTGGTCGCCAGAGGACAGGATCGCCAACACCGCCATCGAAGCGGGCTCCTACCGGCCCAAAAACGCGCGCGAGCGCTATTCGGAGACCATCACGTTGGAAGATGCCTTTGCCTCGTCCAGCAATGTCGCAGCGGTTCGGCTGTTCAATGAGGTCGGCAGTGAGCGAGTGATCAGCACGGCGCGTTCGCTCGGCGTCACGTCGAAACTGCCTGAGGGCGATCCAAGCCTGGCGCTTGGCACCTCGAGCATGACTTTGCTCGAACTGACGACCGCCTATGCCGGGGTGGCTGCCAATCGGTTCCCGGTCAGGGCCCGTGCGTTCGAGCAAGAGGAACAGGGCTGGTGGGAATGGCTCACCACTCCGATCGACAGCGCTTCGGACCGAACACACGAGGATATCGAGCGCATGCTGCGCGCGGCAATCAACCGGGGGACGGGTGAGGCTGCGGAGCTGCCCATCGCGAATTATGGCAAAACCGGGACCACTCAGAATTACCGGGATGCCCTGTTCGTTGGTTATGCGGGAGACCTGGTTGTCGGCGTATGGGTCGGTAATGACGACAATTCGCCGCTCGATCGCGTGACCGGGGGCGGGCTCCCAGCGCGCATCTGGAAGGACTTCATGCGCGGCGCTCTCAACCTGCCGGCACCGCGGCCAAGCGCCTCGCCCGACCCTGAAGGTCCGGTGCAGCCCTTCGATATCGGAGAAGGTGAGGAAATCCCGCTGGGTGAAGATGGCACGGTTCTGCGGTTCGAAGAGGACGGGGTCGTCCTCTCACAGGATGGCGTGCCGGTTGAGATTCGAATTGACGAAAACGGCTTCAACATCGACCCGATAGACTAG
- a CDS encoding pirin family protein, whose protein sequence is MTDLITQIVTPTTHDLGQFEVRRVLPSKARQMVGPFIFVDEFGPGQLDIGTGMDVRPHPHINLATVTWLFQGAIDHRDTLGTFSTIRPGTVNLMTAGRGIAHSERSPEDERSKGPMLYGMQTWLALPDGKEEIDPAFEAVSDLPKIEDKGVTACVIMGELWGQRAATTTHADTIYSEILLGPNGSIPIDSEADERAVMLVGGEATIGNCTLTPYELAVLKPGETMTLSSESGGRVMLLGGEAFTTRRHVWWNFVSSDRERINQAKDDWREGRFGKVPDDEGEFIPLPDVPKTVSYP, encoded by the coding sequence ATGACTGACCTCATCACCCAGATCGTGACTCCCACAACACATGACCTTGGCCAGTTTGAAGTGCGCCGCGTTCTGCCTTCGAAGGCGAGGCAGATGGTCGGTCCCTTCATTTTCGTTGACGAATTCGGTCCCGGTCAGCTCGATATCGGCACAGGCATGGACGTGCGCCCTCACCCGCATATCAACCTCGCAACCGTAACATGGCTGTTCCAAGGTGCGATCGACCACCGCGATACGCTGGGCACCTTTTCGACAATCCGTCCCGGCACCGTCAATTTGATGACCGCCGGTCGCGGCATAGCCCATTCCGAGCGTTCCCCCGAGGATGAGCGTAGCAAAGGGCCCATGCTCTACGGGATGCAAACCTGGTTGGCTCTGCCCGATGGCAAGGAGGAGATCGACCCTGCCTTCGAAGCGGTCAGCGATTTGCCGAAGATTGAAGACAAGGGCGTAACCGCCTGCGTCATCATGGGCGAGCTTTGGGGACAGCGCGCGGCGACCACGACCCATGCGGACACGATTTACTCCGAGATATTGCTTGGCCCGAACGGCTCGATCCCGATCGATTCCGAAGCCGACGAACGCGCGGTCATGCTGGTCGGCGGCGAGGCAACTATCGGGAACTGTACGCTCACGCCTTATGAGTTGGCCGTATTGAAGCCCGGCGAAACGATGACGCTTTCGAGCGAAAGCGGTGGCCGGGTTATGCTGCTGGGCGGCGAGGCATTCACCACGCGCCGCCACGTCTGGTGGAACTTCGTCAGTTCCGATCGCGAGCGAATCAATCAGGCCAAAGACGATTGGCGCGAAGGGCGCTTCGGCAAGGTACCGGATGACGAAGGGGAGTTTATCCCCTTGCCGGACGTGCCCAAGACCGTCAGCTATCCATAG
- a CDS encoding DUF2332 domain-containing protein encodes MTDSGKVGSDYRAVMAIEDLGAAIEWQAEHAEINDAPCTARVIRALTKVAAGETATGRRIAGWHGLTLKDAMPLRIAGGLHHLVLSGEDDRLARVYSGQIADQGQVDRLVCELVETYDHRLLPWLDGPPQTNEAGRSASITAGLLWLAQRVAPRFELFELGASAGVNTMLDRYRFRLGDTEVGPADSPMRIEPEWRGGAGSPPNAPDEFKIVSVRGCDVAPINLADEASALRLKSYVWPDAPARMARIDAAIELASQDPPQIVRQDAGEFVADMLSEPQAEGTTRAMFHSIMWQYMPAETQEAITLMVEREGTKASAEKPLAWISLETDPATFRHELKVRYWNGGESDGETTLLSHAHPHGAWVEWAGSA; translated from the coding sequence ATGACTGACAGCGGAAAGGTCGGAAGTGACTACAGAGCGGTCATGGCGATAGAAGATCTTGGCGCCGCAATCGAATGGCAGGCCGAACACGCCGAGATCAACGATGCACCGTGTACCGCACGCGTGATCCGCGCCCTGACCAAGGTCGCTGCGGGCGAGACCGCGACAGGGCGCCGAATTGCTGGCTGGCACGGACTCACGCTCAAGGATGCAATGCCCCTGAGAATTGCGGGCGGGCTGCACCATCTGGTCCTGAGCGGCGAGGACGATCGGCTGGCCCGCGTTTACAGTGGCCAGATCGCCGACCAAGGACAGGTTGACCGGCTGGTGTGCGAGTTGGTCGAGACCTATGATCACCGCTTGCTTCCATGGCTTGACGGGCCGCCTCAGACCAACGAGGCGGGTCGATCAGCGAGCATCACGGCAGGGTTATTGTGGCTCGCGCAGCGTGTGGCTCCGCGCTTCGAACTGTTCGAATTGGGCGCAAGCGCTGGGGTAAACACCATGCTTGATCGCTACCGATTCCGGCTGGGTGACACCGAGGTTGGACCCGCAGATTCGCCCATGCGGATCGAACCAGAATGGCGCGGTGGGGCCGGCTCGCCTCCCAACGCACCTGACGAATTCAAGATCGTGTCGGTTCGTGGATGCGACGTCGCGCCGATCAATCTCGCGGACGAGGCAAGCGCGCTGCGCCTCAAGAGCTATGTCTGGCCTGACGCTCCTGCTCGCATGGCCCGCATTGACGCCGCGATTGAACTTGCAAGCCAAGACCCGCCGCAAATTGTTCGGCAGGATGCAGGCGAATTCGTCGCCGATATGCTTAGCGAGCCTCAAGCCGAGGGCACAACGCGGGCGATGTTCCACTCGATCATGTGGCAATACATGCCCGCCGAAACGCAAGAAGCGATCACGCTGATGGTTGAACGCGAAGGGACAAAAGCTTCAGCCGAAAAGCCACTCGCATGGATCAGCCTCGAAACCGATCCCGCGACCTTCCGGCATGAATTGAAGGTGAGATACTGGAACGGCGGCGAGAGCGACGGAGAGACCACGCTTCTCAGCCATGCGCACCCTCACGGAGCATGGGTTGAATGGGCTGGCAGCGCATAA
- a CDS encoding PaaI family thioesterase, with product MSDMELPAYANALGIRLHAMEDGVPVLTVDFGSSVEGRPAHYHGGATAGLLENAGYAALRARLQEDGRDAQLKPVNITVQYLSAGKSQASFAKGRITRIGRRNANLTVEVWQDDRDRPIASAVMNILMAETGTG from the coding sequence ATGAGTGACATGGAACTGCCTGCATATGCCAACGCACTCGGGATCAGACTCCACGCAATGGAAGACGGCGTTCCGGTTCTGACGGTGGATTTCGGTTCGTCAGTCGAAGGGCGTCCTGCTCATTATCACGGGGGTGCGACCGCAGGATTGCTGGAGAATGCCGGCTACGCTGCGCTCCGCGCACGGCTTCAGGAGGATGGCCGGGATGCACAGCTGAAGCCGGTCAATATCACCGTTCAGTACCTGTCTGCCGGTAAGTCGCAGGCGAGTTTCGCGAAGGGGCGCATCACACGGATCGGTCGGCGAAACGCCAACTTGACGGTCGAGGTATGGCAGGACGATCGCGACCGCCCGATTGCTAGCGCTGTCATGAATATACTGATGGCGGAAACAGGGACCGGCTAG
- a CDS encoding oxygenase MpaB family protein, which yields MPSPLDIPIERFRLKLVEQVRSTFNDSSSRQKPVPPSDDALFEKDTPIRMVHADIVGMMTGGIRALLLQMLHPHALQGVLDHSNFREDMHGRLQRTARFIAVTTFGHRDDAMKAIDRVNRIHAKVGGTLPDGSRYEATNPRTLAWVHVTEAQSFLAGYLRHVRPDMPGAQQDEYYRQIAVIARALGADPVPETRREADALFRELRGDLRATPQAREIAQLVLNQRPKNTPPALQTLLGAEAVAMLPPFARSMLNLQRPVLTALPARAATWGMGRTLRWAFRQN from the coding sequence ATGCCCTCCCCGCTCGACATCCCGATTGAACGCTTTCGCCTCAAACTGGTCGAGCAGGTTCGTAGCACCTTCAACGATTCTTCCAGCCGACAAAAGCCGGTCCCGCCATCTGACGACGCGCTGTTCGAGAAGGATACGCCGATCCGCATGGTGCATGCCGATATCGTCGGCATGATGACCGGCGGAATTCGCGCGCTGTTGTTGCAAATGCTTCACCCGCATGCGCTGCAAGGCGTGCTCGACCATTCCAACTTTCGCGAGGACATGCACGGGCGCTTGCAGAGGACCGCCCGGTTCATCGCGGTAACGACCTTCGGGCACCGTGATGATGCGATGAAAGCCATAGACCGCGTCAATCGCATACACGCGAAAGTTGGCGGCACGCTGCCGGATGGAAGCCGCTACGAGGCGACCAATCCGCGCACGCTCGCCTGGGTTCACGTAACCGAAGCGCAGAGTTTTCTCGCAGGCTATCTGCGCCATGTTCGACCCGACATGCCCGGTGCCCAGCAGGATGAATATTATCGCCAGATCGCAGTCATCGCCCGCGCTCTTGGCGCAGACCCGGTGCCAGAGACCCGGCGCGAGGCGGATGCGCTTTTTCGCGAACTTCGCGGCGACCTGCGGGCAACGCCACAGGCCCGCGAGATTGCGCAGCTGGTCCTCAATCAGCGTCCAAAGAACACGCCGCCCGCCTTGCAGACCTTGCTTGGCGCAGAAGCGGTGGCCATGCTTCCGCCTTTTGCGCGATCCATGCTGAACCTTCAGCGGCCGGTCCTGACTGCCCTGCCAGCCCGCGCGGCGACCTGGGGCATGGGCCGGACGCTGCGCTGGGCGTTTCGCCAGAACTGA
- a CDS encoding alpha/beta fold hydrolase — translation MEQTCVTLANGIELDVVDEGPRDAPVLVFLHGFPENHRTWRHQIAHFSKQYRCIAPDQRGYAGSSKPQGVENYSPDKLIGDVFLLADALGVETFTIVGHDWGGAVAWGVALAGQNTRVTRAIIANAPHPAIFQKLLYTHPGQRESSQYIRGFRDPANDELIREHGITGILKQEVNWDRPGEMPVEERQRMLHEWEDRDACFGMINYYRASAMQVPTMDEPFELPADYSPPTLPKLTIPTLVVWAMDDLALPAENLEGLEEIIDPLTIVPVHGCGHFVTWEAPEAMIEAMETFLQS, via the coding sequence ATGGAGCAGACGTGCGTCACGCTCGCCAACGGGATCGAACTCGACGTGGTCGACGAAGGGCCGCGCGATGCGCCTGTCCTCGTCTTCCTCCATGGCTTTCCCGAAAACCACCGCACGTGGCGCCACCAGATCGCGCATTTCTCAAAGCAGTATCGCTGCATCGCGCCCGACCAGCGCGGCTATGCGGGTTCTTCCAAACCGCAGGGCGTCGAGAATTACTCGCCCGACAAGCTCATCGGCGATGTCTTTCTGCTGGCGGATGCGCTGGGGGTCGAGACATTCACTATCGTCGGGCACGACTGGGGCGGAGCTGTGGCCTGGGGCGTGGCGCTTGCCGGACAGAACACGCGGGTCACCCGCGCAATCATCGCCAATGCCCCTCATCCGGCGATCTTCCAGAAGCTGCTCTACACCCATCCCGGCCAGCGCGAATCCAGCCAATACATTCGCGGCTTTCGCGATCCGGCAAATGACGAACTTATCCGCGAGCACGGGATCACCGGGATACTCAAGCAGGAAGTGAACTGGGACCGCCCCGGCGAAATGCCGGTCGAAGAGCGCCAGCGCATGCTGCACGAATGGGAAGACCGCGATGCGTGCTTCGGCATGATCAACTATTACCGCGCGAGCGCCATGCAGGTGCCGACGATGGACGAGCCGTTCGAATTGCCCGCCGACTATTCGCCTCCCACACTGCCCAAACTCACGATCCCGACTCTGGTCGTCTGGGCAATGGACGACCTCGCCTTGCCGGCCGAAAACCTCGAAGGGCTGGAGGAGATCATCGACCCGCTCACCATCGTGCCGGTGCATGGCTGCGGCCATTTCGTGACGTGGGAGGCGCCCGAGGCGATGATCGAGGCGATGGAAACCTTCCTGCAATCTTGA
- a CDS encoding SDR family NAD(P)-dependent oxidoreductase, translating to MDYTGKVAWVTGASSGIGAALASDLSSRGAHLVLSGRDEARLAEVAKDCGETLILPFDVRDDAALAEATAKAIAWKGGVDIAIANAGVSQRSRALKTDMQVYRDIIDIDLTAQIAFAQGLIGHMVERGSGALAFISSIAGKVGVPMRTAYSAVKFGLAGYGDALRGELSQTGVSVHVIYPGSVATNVSRNALKGDGSKRGVSDKVIDEGIPAPDAAKTMLDGIAAGEREIIVAEGMEQQMGEMRRTPDALFDQIAGMVAGGYMERMEETE from the coding sequence ATGGACTACACCGGTAAGGTCGCCTGGGTTACGGGCGCGTCATCGGGCATCGGAGCGGCGCTCGCGAGCGATTTGTCATCGCGTGGCGCTCATCTCGTGCTGTCGGGCCGCGACGAGGCAAGGTTGGCCGAGGTGGCGAAGGATTGCGGCGAGACCCTGATCCTCCCCTTTGACGTGCGCGATGACGCGGCCCTTGCAGAGGCAACCGCTAAAGCCATCGCGTGGAAAGGCGGCGTCGATATCGCGATTGCCAATGCCGGCGTTTCCCAGCGCAGCCGCGCTCTCAAGACCGACATGCAGGTCTATCGCGACATCATCGACATCGACCTCACCGCACAGATCGCCTTCGCGCAAGGACTGATCGGGCACATGGTCGAGCGCGGCTCTGGCGCGCTCGCTTTCATCTCCTCGATCGCAGGCAAGGTCGGCGTGCCGATGCGCACCGCCTACAGCGCGGTGAAGTTCGGGCTTGCCGGCTATGGCGATGCACTTCGCGGAGAGCTGTCGCAAACCGGAGTTAGCGTCCACGTGATCTATCCCGGCTCGGTCGCGACCAATGTTTCGCGCAATGCCCTCAAGGGCGATGGCAGCAAGCGAGGCGTTTCGGACAAGGTGATCGATGAGGGCATCCCTGCACCAGACGCCGCTAAGACCATGCTCGATGGGATCGCCGCGGGCGAACGCGAGATTATCGTCGCCGAAGGCATGGAACAACAGATGGGCGAGATGCGGCGCACACCCGATGCGCTGTTCGACCAGATCGCCGGCATGGTCGCAGGCGGTTACATGGAGCGGATGGAGGAAACCGAATGA
- a CDS encoding amphi-Trp domain-containing protein: MSTEEGRDVTKTYTTEQNIQKLERLVKALKENKAFEIQVAGERLYIPAGTEFSIEHEQSGSDHELEFQFRWSDED; this comes from the coding sequence ATGAGCACCGAAGAAGGCCGCGACGTCACCAAAACCTACACGACCGAACAGAACATCCAAAAGCTCGAGCGCCTGGTCAAAGCCTTGAAAGAGAACAAGGCGTTCGAGATTCAGGTAGCGGGCGAGCGGCTCTACATTCCGGCCGGAACCGAATTCTCAATCGAGCACGAGCAAAGCGGCAGCGACCATGAACTCGAGTTCCAGTTCCGCTGGAGCGACGAAGACTGA
- a CDS encoding BolA family transcriptional regulator: MSGTVAEEMRELLTKAFEPTQLEIINDSAQHSGHAGDNGSGESHFTVVIEAPAFGDMSRLARQRSVIEALGDIVGERVHAVAIKASAPTG; the protein is encoded by the coding sequence ATGAGCGGGACAGTAGCGGAAGAAATGCGTGAGTTGCTGACCAAAGCTTTCGAGCCAACGCAGCTTGAGATCATCAATGACAGCGCCCAACATTCGGGTCACGCTGGTGATAACGGTTCAGGCGAATCGCACTTTACCGTCGTGATCGAAGCGCCCGCCTTTGGTGACATGTCACGCCTCGCAAGGCAGCGTTCAGTCATCGAAGCACTCGGCGACATTGTGGGCGAACGCGTCCACGCGGTTGCGATCAAAGCCAGCGCGCCCACCGGGTAA
- the cobS gene encoding cobaltochelatase subunit CobS gives MNSHSSEEFAGKSAIPSEPDSTVDVRDTFGIDVDWQVPAFSANDEHVPELDESYVFDPDTTLAILAGFAHNRRVMVQGYHGTGKSTHIEQVAARLNWPSIRVNLDAHISRIDLVGRDAIVLKDGLQVTEFKEGILPWALQHPVALTFDEYDAGRPDVMFVIQRVLEFDGRLTLLDQNRVITPNPYFRLFATTNTVGLGDTSGLYHGTQAINQAQMDRWNIVVALNYLPAETEQKIVKSKTPESDDALIADMVKVAELTRQGFMSGDISTVMSPRTVITWAQNAAIFNSVGFAFRLSFLNKCDEAERTLVSEYYQRVFNEDLPEGAAKGV, from the coding sequence ATGAACTCACACTCCTCCGAAGAATTCGCTGGCAAGAGCGCCATTCCCTCCGAACCCGACTCGACGGTCGACGTGCGCGACACGTTCGGCATCGATGTCGACTGGCAGGTTCCGGCCTTCAGCGCGAATGATGAGCATGTGCCGGAGCTCGACGAGAGCTATGTATTCGACCCGGATACGACCCTCGCGATTCTCGCAGGTTTTGCTCACAATCGCCGTGTGATGGTGCAGGGCTATCACGGAACGGGTAAATCCACCCATATCGAGCAGGTTGCCGCGCGCCTGAACTGGCCGAGCATCCGCGTGAACCTTGATGCGCATATCAGCCGTATCGATCTGGTGGGCCGCGATGCGATCGTCCTGAAAGACGGCTTGCAGGTTACCGAGTTCAAGGAGGGCATTCTTCCTTGGGCGCTTCAGCACCCGGTCGCGCTGACCTTTGACGAATACGATGCGGGCCGCCCTGACGTCATGTTCGTGATCCAGCGTGTGCTCGAATTCGATGGCAGGCTGACACTGCTTGACCAGAACCGTGTGATTACGCCCAACCCCTATTTCCGCCTGTTCGCGACCACCAACACGGTAGGCCTAGGCGACACCAGCGGCCTTTATCACGGCACTCAGGCGATCAACCAGGCGCAGATGGACCGCTGGAACATCGTGGTAGCGCTGAACTATCTGCCGGCAGAGACCGAGCAGAAGATCGTCAAATCGAAGACGCCCGAATCCGACGACGCGCTTATCGCTGACATGGTCAAGGTCGCAGAGCTCACCCGTCAGGGCTTCATGAGCGGCGACATTTCGACCGTCATGAGCCCGCGCACCGTGATCACATGGGCGCAGAACGCCGCGATTTTCAATTCTGTCGGCTTTGCCTTCCGCCTGTCGTTCCTGAACAAGTGCGACGAGGCCGAGCGCACGTTGGTAAGCGAATACTATCAGCGCGTGTTCAACGAAGATCTGCCGGAAGGTGCAGCGAAGGGCGTATAA
- a CDS encoding NUDIX hydrolase: MNEFGNTKRVRRAARIIVLDDVQRVLLFRFSLADRPPFWVTAGGECEPHESFEEAARRELLEETGIVADPGQQVARTTPEFITVEGEPIQADERYFVIRVSSTQISTQGHTALEQRVMTRHRWFELAELGDWPEAVFPETLAQIIMQNREMR, translated from the coding sequence ATGAACGAATTTGGGAACACCAAACGCGTTCGGCGCGCGGCGCGGATCATCGTGCTCGACGATGTGCAGCGCGTTCTCTTGTTCCGCTTTAGTCTTGCCGACAGACCACCTTTCTGGGTGACAGCGGGCGGGGAATGCGAGCCGCACGAAAGCTTCGAAGAGGCTGCACGGCGAGAACTGCTTGAGGAAACCGGTATCGTAGCCGATCCGGGCCAGCAGGTCGCGCGCACCACTCCTGAATTCATTACGGTCGAAGGTGAACCGATTCAGGCTGATGAGCGCTATTTCGTGATCCGCGTCTCCAGCACGCAGATTTCAACGCAAGGCCACACCGCTCTCGAACAGCGTGTCATGACACGGCATCGCTGGTTCGAGCTTGCAGAACTCGGCGATTGGCCAGAAGCCGTCTTTCCCGAAACGCTCGCGCAAATCATTATGCAGAATAGGGAAATGCGATGA
- a CDS encoding DnaJ domain-containing protein, producing MSQTRFHGRFETDERVCEHPTCREPGEFRAPGYRPNGFDGPGEWRWFCLDHVREFNAGYDWFEGMSAEEIISAQSPASGWRTESPSFGARAAVDGMPRWADFDDPLDAISARANGIRSRAQREATMAMDGRFSKDEAEALETMGLGSNTDRRRLRRRYSELVRRYHPDRNGGDRSHEARLGKVVEAYQLLRKSTAIA from the coding sequence ATGTCTCAGACGCGATTTCATGGACGGTTCGAAACCGATGAGAGGGTGTGCGAACACCCGACGTGCCGCGAGCCGGGGGAGTTCCGTGCGCCGGGATATCGTCCCAACGGATTTGACGGGCCGGGCGAGTGGCGCTGGTTCTGCCTTGATCATGTGCGCGAGTTTAACGCCGGGTATGACTGGTTCGAAGGAATGAGCGCAGAGGAAATCATTTCGGCCCAGTCGCCTGCCAGCGGCTGGCGAACCGAAAGCCCCAGTTTTGGCGCGCGCGCCGCGGTTGACGGTATGCCGCGCTGGGCTGACTTCGACGACCCGCTCGACGCGATTTCGGCCCGCGCAAACGGCATTCGCAGCCGCGCTCAACGCGAAGCGACGATGGCAATGGACGGGCGCTTTTCGAAGGACGAAGCCGAAGCGCTCGAGACGATGGGCCTGGGTTCGAACACAGACCGCCGCCGCCTGCGCCGCCGATATTCCGAGCTGGTGCGCCGCTACCACCCCGACCGCAATGGCGGGGATCGCAGCCACGAAGCGCGGCTCGGCAAGGTGGTCGAGGCCTACCAGCTGTTGAGGAAAAGCACGGCCATTGCGTGA
- the hisG gene encoding ATP phosphoribosyltransferase codes for MTTDLSSPAGDQLTFAVPKGRILDEALPVMARAGVVPEDGFHDKANRSLSFGTTREDMRLIRVRAFDVATFVAHGAAQVGIVGSDVVEEFDYDDLYAPVDLDIGHCRLSVARLAGDEDDHAGASHLRVATKYPSLTRRHFERQGIQAECVKLNGAMELAPSLGLARQIVDLVSTGTTLKMNGLVETSRIIDITARLIVNRAALKTDPRVGELVAAFRADAEARVSGSADKDAA; via the coding sequence ATGACAACCGACCTCTCATCCCCCGCTGGCGACCAACTCACCTTCGCCGTGCCCAAGGGCCGCATCCTCGACGAAGCGCTGCCCGTCATGGCGCGCGCTGGCGTGGTGCCCGAGGATGGCTTTCACGACAAGGCCAACCGCTCGCTTTCGTTCGGCACGACCCGCGAAGACATGCGGCTGATCCGCGTGCGGGCGTTCGACGTGGCGACATTCGTTGCGCACGGTGCCGCACAGGTAGGCATCGTTGGCTCTGACGTGGTCGAGGAGTTCGATTATGACGACCTTTACGCGCCGGTCGACCTCGATATCGGCCACTGTCGCTTGTCTGTCGCACGGCTTGCCGGGGACGAGGACGATCATGCCGGCGCCAGCCATTTGCGGGTTGCGACCAAGTACCCAAGCCTCACCCGCCGCCACTTTGAGCGGCAGGGTATCCAGGCCGAGTGCGTTAAGCTCAACGGCGCGATGGAGCTTGCCCCTTCGCTCGGCCTTGCGCGCCAGATCGTTGACCTTGTGTCGACCGGAACGACGCTCAAGATGAACGGCCTTGTTGAGACGAGCCGCATCATCGACATCACCGCGCGCCTCATCGTCAACCGCGCTGCGCTCAAGACCGACCCGCGCGTCGGCGAACTGGTCGCAGCCTTTCGCGCCGATGCCGAAGCGCGGGTTAGCGGTAGCGCAGACAAGGACGCCGCGTAA